From the genome of Thiomicrorhabdus aquaedulcis, one region includes:
- a CDS encoding DUF3150 domain-containing protein gives MTTNNSNNSNKFFEVRLAIYAGSNERKAFDTDAMRSLGFTGVDFDSVKAMLQTAVLPKEAFYPFLAVRKSVQEFLAQKGMNHDLLGRLFNPQEREEIILFLNEKKSEYEEAKKVFLADYARAKSEQLEKVRNSAALKGLEPEPLVRAVAENQPSVEYYARKFEFRFIDSSIELDAEEWRYELKKINEDLVERTCYELSRDAEKIRNDLTSTTTRVSKILEQVARLRSLSFYIPALSSLASDIEELVNNHCGGVKRPKEYSQAETLLASSLVKVVWENARNLVKSKATLKPIFLEEAERVAMLLQEDEDQLNIGFSESQQDLEVKPEPEPELIEEIEAPSVIEEIVDVIPEFKKPPAPAVSSVGAFAF, from the coding sequence ATGACCACAAATAACAGTAATAACAGTAATAAATTCTTTGAAGTAAGACTGGCAATATACGCCGGCTCGAACGAGCGCAAAGCATTCGATACGGATGCAATGCGTTCGTTGGGCTTCACTGGGGTTGATTTTGATTCGGTGAAAGCAATGCTGCAAACAGCAGTCTTGCCAAAAGAAGCTTTCTACCCATTTTTGGCCGTTCGTAAGAGCGTCCAAGAATTCTTGGCTCAAAAGGGAATGAACCACGACCTACTCGGTCGTTTGTTCAACCCTCAAGAGCGCGAAGAAATCATTCTTTTTCTCAACGAGAAGAAGAGCGAATATGAAGAAGCTAAAAAAGTGTTTTTGGCCGACTATGCTCGCGCCAAAAGCGAACAGCTAGAGAAGGTGCGTAACAGCGCCGCTCTAAAAGGTTTAGAGCCTGAGCCGCTTGTAAGAGCGGTGGCTGAAAACCAGCCTTCGGTTGAGTATTACGCCCGCAAGTTTGAGTTTAGATTTATCGACTCGTCGATAGAGCTAGACGCTGAAGAGTGGCGTTACGAGCTTAAAAAAATCAATGAAGACCTCGTTGAAAGAACATGTTACGAGTTAAGTCGTGATGCGGAGAAAATTCGCAACGACCTAACCTCAACAACAACAAGGGTTTCAAAGATTTTAGAGCAAGTCGCAAGACTTCGTTCTTTGTCTTTTTACATCCCAGCACTGTCAAGCCTAGCTTCTGATATTGAAGAGTTGGTTAATAACCATTGCGGCGGTGTTAAACGCCCCAAAGAGTATTCTCAAGCGGAAACGCTTCTAGCGTCATCACTTGTCAAAGTGGTGTGGGAGAATGCAAGAAATCTTGTTAAGAGCAAAGCAACCCTAAAGCCTATCTTCTTAGAAGAAGCTGAAAGAGTGGCCATGCTGCTACAAGAGGATGAAGACCAATTAAACATTGGTTTTTCTGAATCTCAACAAGATTTAGAGGTTAAGCCTGAGCCTGAACCTGAACTTATTGAAGAAATTGAAGCGCCCTCTGTAATTGAAGAGATTGTGGATGTTATTCCTGAGTTCAAAAAGCCACCTGCACCTGCCGTTTCTTCGGTCGGCGCGTTTGCTTTTTAG
- a CDS encoding transglutaminase-like cysteine peptidase, with protein MLKLILAVLIATASQGAFASYEALKNIHASVNTGFIYATDQALYGKSDHWATPAEFLANGAGDCEDFAIYKSHLLKERGIEHALVYFKKGGVAHIAVIAQIDGQMYLSDINAPLVPISLGNIKAKKMIVAQTERFVERFSS; from the coding sequence ATGTTAAAGCTAATTTTAGCAGTTCTTATAGCCACCGCTTCTCAAGGCGCTTTTGCATCTTACGAGGCGTTAAAAAATATTCACGCCTCCGTGAATACGGGCTTTATTTATGCCACCGACCAAGCTCTTTACGGAAAATCAGACCATTGGGCAACTCCTGCGGAGTTCTTAGCCAATGGCGCTGGTGATTGTGAAGACTTCGCTATCTACAAATCGCACCTTCTAAAGGAGCGTGGAATAGAGCACGCCCTTGTGTATTTTAAAAAGGGTGGAGTGGCACATATCGCGGTAATCGCGCAGATAGATGGCCAAATGTATCTTTCAGACATAAACGCACCTTTGGTGCCTATAAGTTTGGGAAATATTAAAGCCAAAAAAATGATAGTCGCTCAGACCGAAAGGTTTGTAGAGCGGTTTAGTTCTTAA
- a CDS encoding tyrosine-type recombinase/integrase encodes MNQVIHVTEAELVEVSSHDIELYQAKRNPVAIYLFSLESALSRATMLSYFKQIVRMINDLKPGEPVDVFSFPWEKIDRMELQTIIAKLRGNGMAPETIKTYMAAVRGVLAEAFELKLIDAAHLERIRRVKRPKGSRISRGRSLTKPEAYELLDSCNENAIGIRDKAILSLLFACGLRRSELAKIEYRHYSASNGSITITGKGNKEREAFLTESATQNLEAWLKVRGHEEGALFVRIKKGDVLNSLTFNNGTTPAPNLLTSQAIYYILKKKQLELGMEKFSPHDLRRTLATTLLSLGEDLITVRDVLGHSSINTTQRYDMRGRDRVKTAVNRSGF; translated from the coding sequence GTGAACCAAGTCATACACGTCACCGAAGCCGAATTAGTTGAGGTTTCTTCACACGATATTGAGTTGTATCAAGCAAAGCGAAATCCTGTTGCGATTTATCTTTTCTCTCTGGAGTCGGCGCTCAGTCGTGCAACGATGCTCAGTTACTTTAAACAAATCGTTCGTATGATAAATGACCTGAAGCCTGGTGAGCCGGTAGATGTATTTTCGTTCCCTTGGGAGAAGATTGACCGCATGGAGCTGCAAACCATTATTGCGAAGCTACGAGGCAATGGCATGGCTCCTGAAACGATTAAAACCTATATGGCAGCGGTACGCGGGGTTTTGGCTGAGGCGTTTGAGCTTAAATTGATTGATGCGGCTCATTTAGAGCGGATTCGCCGCGTTAAGCGTCCTAAAGGGTCTCGTATTTCAAGGGGACGGAGCTTAACAAAACCCGAAGCGTATGAACTTCTTGATTCTTGTAACGAGAATGCAATCGGCATCCGCGACAAAGCAATTTTGTCACTTTTGTTTGCATGTGGGTTACGACGGAGCGAGTTGGCCAAGATAGAATATCGTCATTACAGTGCAAGTAATGGGTCAATTACCATTACGGGTAAAGGCAATAAAGAGCGTGAGGCTTTTCTCACTGAGAGCGCAACTCAAAACCTTGAGGCTTGGCTGAAGGTACGTGGCCATGAAGAAGGCGCTCTGTTTGTGAGAATCAAAAAGGGCGATGTATTAAACAGCCTTACCTTCAACAATGGCACAACACCGGCTCCCAATCTTTTGACCAGCCAGGCGATTTATTACATTTTGAAAAAGAAGCAGCTTGAACTTGGCATGGAGAAGTTTTCGCCTCACGACTTGAGAAGAACCCTTGCAACGACGCTTTTAAGCTTAGGAGAGGACTTAATCACCGTTCGTGATGTTCTGGGTCACTCCAGTATCAACACAACGCAACGGTACGATATGAGAGGCCGTGATAGAGTTAAAACAGCGGTGAATAGAAGCGGGTTTTAA
- a CDS encoding AAA family ATPase: protein MKTLTNVSNEKTSFGEAFGLSGIDVPLSGLIAFGNGTNVVPNQNFIFDKDLLKQVIFSLKETQNLLLWGDAGAGKTDLIEQVAARLNRQAFIISFGEETSVRQLVGSFTLSQGETPWRDGALLSAIRVENAIIGLDEINMAHPGVVAMLNHLLQKKELVLPETGEVVKCANGVAFIATSNTNMGVDESGLFEGSQSQNAATRSRFAGAHVKYLKEADEIRLIDMAYPSLDEAIPPLSGKRFSELTVQLANALRSAMREGGLSLPFSVRQIHCFVKSSLAFKDASLAFKYSYWNLLDSVERQTASDLFKTVFNLEISE, encoded by the coding sequence ATGAAAACTCTAACCAATGTATCAAATGAAAAAACATCTTTCGGCGAAGCCTTCGGCTTATCCGGGATTGACGTCCCTCTTTCTGGTCTTATCGCTTTTGGGAATGGTACAAACGTTGTGCCCAATCAAAATTTTATATTTGATAAAGACTTGCTAAAGCAAGTTATTTTCAGCTTAAAGGAAACCCAAAACCTCCTCCTTTGGGGGGATGCGGGTGCAGGTAAGACGGATTTGATTGAGCAGGTTGCTGCTCGCTTAAACCGTCAGGCCTTCATCATTTCCTTTGGTGAAGAAACCAGCGTGCGTCAGCTCGTTGGAAGTTTCACCTTGAGCCAGGGCGAAACGCCTTGGCGTGATGGCGCTCTATTGAGCGCAATTCGCGTTGAGAATGCCATTATTGGTCTAGATGAAATAAATATGGCACACCCAGGTGTGGTCGCTATGCTTAACCACCTTCTTCAAAAAAAGGAGCTTGTTCTCCCTGAAACGGGAGAGGTTGTTAAATGCGCTAATGGAGTGGCTTTTATAGCTACATCCAATACCAACATGGGTGTTGATGAGAGTGGCCTTTTCGAGGGTTCACAATCGCAAAATGCTGCAACGCGTTCGCGCTTTGCGGGTGCTCATGTTAAGTATTTAAAAGAAGCCGATGAGATTCGTCTTATAGATATGGCTTACCCAAGTCTTGATGAGGCGATACCACCTCTAAGCGGCAAACGTTTTTCGGAGCTAACGGTACAGTTAGCAAACGCTCTACGTTCCGCTATGAGAGAAGGAGGTTTGTCTTTGCCGTTCTCGGTAAGACAGATTCACTGCTTTGTGAAGTCAAGTTTAGCGTTCAAGGATGCATCTCTTGCGTTCAAGTATTCCTACTGGAATTTACTTGATAGCGTTGAACGCCAAACGGCTTCAGACCTGTTTAAAACCGTTTTTAACTTAGAGATTTCAGAATAA